In one Oryza glaberrima chromosome 2, OglaRS2, whole genome shotgun sequence genomic region, the following are encoded:
- the LOC127762302 gene encoding glutamate receptor 2.9-like, translated as MARRSCFFFLLPLLVAALAGSPVVTAQRNALPAAASVRVGVILNLTSAVGVRRRVGIQMAVEDYYAANPGSATRVELHFRDSAGDVLPAASAAVDLIKNVQVQAMIGPPSSAATEFVAHIGSHSRVPVLSYSATSPSLSPAQTPFFVRAAVNDSFQAAPVAAVLDAFRWRAAAVVYEDSPYGSGILPALADALQGAGAKIMDRTAVPVDATDDRLDALLYRLRAMPTRVFVVHMLHNVAGRLFRRAKMLGMMSGGYIWVATDGVATFMDRFSPEEVDAMQGVVSLRPYVQETDAVKNFSARFKARLRRDHPTVDDVREPTVLRFWAYDTAWAIAAAAESAGVAGPAFQTPQTSAPLTDLDRLGVSATGTALLNVVLSTTFDGLAGKFRLVDGQLQPPAYEVVNIIGKGARTVGFWTPESGITQDLNAGSAKTLRQILWPGEPRDTPRGWTVSPSGLPLRVSVPTKRGFTQFVDVGNVTATGRRNITGYCIDVFDEVMKIMPYPVSYVYDPYPDSPESYEKLVDQVSSQKADAVVGDVTITASRMEEVDFTMPFTESGWSMVVAVQKETSTSMWIFLQPLTTSLWLASLAFFCFTGFVVWVIEHRINEEFRGTPWQQFGLIFYFSFSTLVFSHKEKLESNLSRFVVIIWVFVVLILTSSYTASLTSMLTVQKLQPTVTDVRELLRRGDYIGFQEGTFIVPVLEKMGFEGRMRSYSTVDQYADALSKGSANGGVAAIFDEIPYLKLFLSQYCDGYTMVGPIYKTDGFGFVFPRGSPMVADVSRAILTLAEGEKMAQIEKKWLGEPGACQSQGSAVGSSNLSFRSFGGLFLITGVVTSAMLLIYLAVFFYRERDELRAAEAAAAASGSGSGSGRRSLRRLRAWARHYDQKDLKSPTFKRRWSDESVRNGSEYAASRTPRWGDESPCNVAGAADADAGRIPEEVVGGMSPFSISTSSDERNGAVSPAAAEFDNSSDRAAVVAGTSQPR; from the exons ATGGCGAGGCGGtcctgcttcttcttcctcctcccgctcctgGTTGCGGCGCTCGCGGGGAGCCCGGTGGTCACGGCCCAGCGGAatgcgctgccggcggcggcgagcgtccGGGTCGGGGTGATCCTGAACTTGACGTCGGCGGTCGGGGTGAGGCGGCGGGTCGGCATCCAGATGGCGGTGGAGGACTACTACGCCGCGAACCCCGGGTCGGCGACGAGGGTGGAGCTCCATTTCAGGGACTCGGCCGGGGACGTCCTCCCCGCCGCTTCCGCCG CGGTGGACCTGATCAAGAATGTGCAGGTGCAGGCCATGATCGGGCCACCGAGCTCGGCAGCGACCGAGTTCGTCGCCCACATCGGCAGCCACTCCCGCGTCCCCGTGCTGTCCTActccgccacctcgccgtcgctgtcccccGCGCAGACGCCGTTCTTCGTGCGCGCCGCCGTCAACGACTCCTTCCAggccgcgcccgtcgccgccgtcctcgacgcCTTCCGCTggcgcgccgcggccgtcgtGTACGAGGACTCGCCGTACGGGAGCGGCATCCTCCCGGCGCTCGCCGACGCGCTGCAGGGCGCCGGCGCCAAGATCATGGACCGCACGGCGGTGCCCGTCGACGCCACCGACGACCGCCTCGACGCGCTGCTGTACCGCCTCAGGGCGATGCCGACGCGCGTGTTCGTCGTGCACATGCTCCACAACGTCGCCGGGAGGCTGTTCCGCCGCGCGAAGATGCTCGGCATGATGTCCGGCGGCTACATCTGGGTGGCCACCGACGGCGTCGCCACGTTCATGGACAGGTTCTCCCCGGAGGAGGTCGACGCGATGCAGGGCGTGGTCAGCCTCCGGCCGTACGTGCAGGAGACCGACGCCGTCAAGAACTTCTCGGCGCGGTTCAAGGCGAGGCTACGCCGGGATCACCCCACCGTCGACGATGTCCGTGAGCCGACCGTCCTGAGGTTCTGGGCGTACGACACGGCGTGGgcgatcgccgcggcggcggagtcggccgGTGTCGCCGGCCCGGCGTTCCAGACACCGCAGACGAGCGCGCCACTGACGGACCTGGACCGGCTCGGCGTGTCGGCCACCGGCACGGCGCTCCTCAACGTCGTCCTGAGCACGACGTTCGACGGGCTCGCCGGCAAGTTCAGGCTCGTCGACGGGCAGCTCCAGCCGCCGGCGTACGAGGTCGTGAACATCATCGGCAAGGGCGCCAGGACGGTCGGGTTCTGGACGCCGGAGTCCGGGATCACGCAAGACCTGAACGCCGGCAGCGCCAAGACGCTGAGGCAAATCCTCTGGCCCGGCGAGCCGCGCGACACGCCGAGAGGCTGGACCGTGTCGCCGAGCGGGCTGCCGCTCCGTGTCAGCGTGCCGACGAAGCGGGGCTTCACGCAGTTCGTCGACGTCGGCAACGTCACAGCGACCGGGCGGCGAAACATCACCGGCTACTGCATCGACGTGTTCGACGAGGTCATGAAGATTATGCCCTATCCGGTGAGCTACGTGTACGACCCTTACCCCGATAGCCCGGAATCTTACGAGAAGCTCGTCGACCAGGTGTCGTCACAG AAGGCAGATGCGGTGGTGGGGGATGTGACGATCACGGCGAGCAGGATGGAGGAGGTGGACTTCACGATGCCGTTCACGGAGTCGGGGTGgtcgatggtggtggcggtgcaGAAGGAGACGAGCACGAGCATGTGGATCTTCCTGCAGCCGCTCACCACCAGCCTCTGGCTCGCCAGCCTCGCCTTCTTCTGCTTCACCGGCTTCGTCGTCTGGGTGATCGAGCACCGCATCAACGAGGAGTTCCGCGGCACGCCATGGCAGCAGTTCGGCCTCATCTTCTACTTCTCCTTCTCCACCCTCGTCTTCTCCCACA aggAGAAGCTGGAGAGCAACCTGTCGAGGTTCGTGGTGATCATATGGGTGTTCGTGGTGCTGATACTGACGTCGAGCTACACGGCGAGCCTGACGTCGATGCTGACCGTCCAGAAGCTGCAGCCGACGGTGACCGACGTGAGGGAGCTCCTGAGGCGAGGCGACTACATCGGGTTCCAGGAGGGGACCTTCATCGTGCCGGTGCTCGAGAAGATGGGCTTCGAGGGGAGGATGAGGAGCTACAGCACGGTGGACCAGTACGCCGACGCGCTGTCCAAAGGCTCGGCgaacggcggcgtcgccgccatctTCGACGAGATCCCCTACCTCAAGCTCTTCCTCTCGCAGTACTGCGACGGCTACACCATGGTCGGACCAATCTACAAGACCGACGGCTTCGGGTTCGTGTTCCCGAGAGGGTCGCCGATGGTGGCGGACGTGTCGCGGGCGATCCTGACGCTGGCGGAGGGGGAGAAGATGGCGCAGATCGAGAAGAAGTGGCTCGGCGAGCCCGGCGCGTGCCAGAGCCAGGGCAGCGCCGTCGGCTCGTCGAACCTCAGCTTCCGGAGCTTCGGTGGGCTGTTCCTCATCACCGGCGTGGTCACCAGCGCCATGCTCCTCATCTACCTCGCCGTCTTCTTCTACCGCGAGCGCGACGAGCTCcgtgcggcggaggcggccgccgccgcctccggctccggctccggctccgggaGACGgtcgctgcggcggctgcgcgcgtGGGCGCGGCACTACGACCAGAAGGACCTCAAGTCCCCGACGTTCAAGAGGAGGTGGAGCGACGAGTCCGTGAGGAATGGCAGCGAGTACGCCGCGAGCCGGACGCCGAGGTGGGGCGACGAGAGCCCGTGcaacgtcgccggcgccgccgacgccgacgccggacGGATCCCGGAGGAAGTCGTCGGCGGCATGAGCCCGTTCAGCATCTCCACGAGCTCGGACGAGAGGAACGGCGCTgtgtctccggcggcggcggagttcgATAACTCGTCCGATcgggcagcggtggtggcgggaaCATCTCAACCGCGGTAG
- the LOC127762303 gene encoding diacylglycerol kinase 7-like, protein MERAEETPRAPSTAPSARVSIWESVRACGVWGKEVDKAELRRQVVMPLYVRRAVAAAVKAKDEAVGVAAAAERGEEGEVEVEAAVTPVVVFVNSRSGGRHGPELKVRLHELISEEQVFDLSVVKPSDFINYGLGCLEKLAEQGDNCAETIRKKLRIMVAGGDGTVGWVLGCLTDLYRLKREPVPPTGIIPLGTGNDLARSFGWGGSFPFGWRSAVKRYLSKAATAPTCRLDSWQAVVMMPDGEIKELPYALKKTEPADCLELCQENGTELPEKASCYKGVFYNYLSIGMDAQVAYGFHHLRDEKPYLAQGPVANKLIYAGYSCTQGWFCTPCTASPQLRGLKNILRLYIKKVNCSEWEQVTMPSSVRSLVVLNLYNYGSGRHPWGDLKPDYLEKKGFVEAHSDDGLLEIFGLKEGWHASFVMAELIKAKHIAQAAAIKFEMRGGQWNRAYVQMDGEPWKQPLLQEQSTIIEINKVPYPSLMINGEQ, encoded by the exons ATGGAGCGAGCGGAGGAGACGCCGAgggcgccgtcgacggcgccgtcggcgagggTGTCGATCTGGGAGTCGGTGCGCGCGTGCGGGGTGTGGGGGAAGGAGGTGGACAAGGCCGAGCTGCGGAGGCAGGTCGTCATGCCGCTGTACGTTCGGCGTGCGGTCGCGGCCGCCGTGAAGGCCAAGGACGAGGCcgtcggcgtggcggcggcggcggagaggggcgaggagggggaggtggaggtggaggcggccgtGACGCCGGTGGTGGTGTTCGTCAACTCGCGGAGCGGCGGTAGGCACGGGCCCGAGCTCAAGGTGCGGCTCCACGAGCTCATCAGCGAGGAGCAG GTCTTTGATCTCTCTGTCGTGAAGCCTTCTGATTTCATTAACTACGGGTTGGGTTGTTTGGAGAAATTGGCCGAACAAGGTGACAATTGTGCGGAGACCATTCGAAAAAAATTGAGGATTATG GTTGCTGGTGGTGATGGCACAGTTGGTTGGGTACTTGGCTGTCTCACAGATCTTTATAGGTTGAAAAGAGAACCAGTTCCACCCACAGGTATCATCCCACTTGGTACAGGAAATGATCTTGCGAGATCATTTGGATGG GGTGGCTCTTTTCCCTTTGGTTGGCGTTCAGCTGTGAAGCGTTATCTCAGCAAGGCAGCTACAGCTCCCACCTGCCGTCTTGACAG TTGGCAAGCTGTAGTTATGATGCCAGATGGAGAGATAAAAGAGTTGCCATATGCACTTAAGAAAACGGAACCTGCAGACTGCTTGGAACTTTGCCAG GAGAATGGCACTGAGTTACCTGAGAAAGCTTCTTGCTATAAAGGAGTATTCTACAACTACCTTAGCATTG GGATGGATGCCCAAGTTGCTTATGGCTTCCACCATCTTCGTGATGAAAAGCCATATCTTGCTCAAGGGCCTGTTGCAAATAAG TTGATATATGCTGGTTATAGCTGCACACAGGGGTGGTTCTGCACACCTTGTACAGCAAGCCCTCAGTTAAG GGGGCTTAAGAACATTTTGCGACTTTACATTAAAAAAGTCAATTGTTCTGAATGGGAGCAAGTTACAATGCCTtcaag TGTTAGATCCCTGGTGGTCTTAAATTTATACAACTACGGCAGTGGAAGGCATCCATGGGGTGATCTTAAACCTGATTACCTTGAAAAG AAAGGTTTTGTCGAAGCTCATTCCGATGATGGATTGCTTGAAATATTCGGTCTGAAAGAAGGTTGGCATGCTTCATTCGTTATGGCTGAGCTAATTAAAGCAAAGCACATTGCTCAG GCTGCAGCCATCAAGTTTGAAATGAGGGGTGGCCAATGGAATCGTGCGTATGTTCAGATGGATGGAGAGCCATGGAAACAACCACTCCTACAGGAGCAGTCAACCATTATCGAGATAAACAAAGTTCCTTACCCTTCTCTGATGATAAATGGGGAGCAATGA